In the bacterium genome, CCCGTAGCGATTGACCACCACAGTGCGCTCTTCGGGGGTGAGCATGCGCAAAGCCTCTTCGATCTGGGTTCGCCTCACGGCTGCGGCGGCATGGGCGAACGGATCGGTGGCGGTCTTGTCCGGGACGAAATCCCCCAGCACCGCATCCCCGTCCTCGCCGACCGGACGATCTATCGAGATGGTGCTGGTGGGGGTGGCCAGCGCGGTTGTCACCCGGTCGATGTCGAGACCGCTGGCGGCGGCGATCTCCTCGCGGGTCGGCCGGCGCCGGAGCTCCTCGGTCAGCGTGTAGACCGTCTCGTTGACCGTTCTCACGATGTCGACCATGTGGACCGGGAGGCGGATGGTGCGAGCCTGGTTGCCGAGCCCCCGGGTGATGGCCTGGCGGATCCACCAGGTGGCGTAGGTGGAGAACTTGAAGCCCTTGCGCCAGTCGAACTTCTCCACAGCCCGAATCAGCCCGAGGTTGCCCTCTTGTATCATGTCGATCAGGTCCATGCCTCGGCCCGAATAGCGCTTGGCGATCGAGATCACGAGGCGGAGGTTCGACTGGATGAAGATCGCTTTGGCTCTCTCTCCCTCCCTGACCAGCCGGCGTAGCTTGAGGCGGGCGGGGGGTTCGAGGTCGGGCGCGGTGTCGAGCTGTTCGCAGGCCTGGCGACCCAGTTCGATCTGGAGGGCCAGGTCAACCTCGTCCTGCGCGGTCAGGAGGGGGTGCGCCGATACCTCGTCGAGGTACAGGTCAACTGCGTCGGTCGATAGCGGTGTCTCCCTCGCTGTCAAGACCACGCCTACTTACCCCCTCTCCACGGACACGACAAGGCAACGTATCACCCTGGCAGCGATTTGGCAATGTGTTCCTTTGATTGTGCGGTCCGCATGAGACAGATTCAACCCTCCGGACGGCCCGCGACGTCCTTCTGGCGGGTCGCGGCGGTGTCGCTGTTGCCCGTCCTGGGATCGGTCCTCCTGACCGCCTGCCTGGCGCAGTCGCCGGTTGTGGTGGGGGAAGCGCCGATCCCGCCGCCCTCGGAGGTCCCCACTGTGGCCATCCTGGTCAAGGACGATGCCGGGGCGCCGATCGCCGGGGCGACTGCCGACACGGAGTACGGCCAGGAGGTGACGGACGGAAACGGTGTATTCCGGGTGCGATGGGAGGGCGAGCCCACCTCGGCCTCCGTGCAAGCGCAGGGATTCTT is a window encoding:
- a CDS encoding sigma-70 family RNA polymerase sigma factor, with product MTARETPLSTDAVDLYLDEVSAHPLLTAQDEVDLALQIELGRQACEQLDTAPDLEPPARLKLRRLVREGERAKAIFIQSNLRLVISIAKRYSGRGMDLIDMIQEGNLGLIRAVEKFDWRKGFKFSTYATWWIRQAITRGLGNQARTIRLPVHMVDIVRTVNETVYTLTEELRRRPTREEIAAASGLDIDRVTTALATPTSTISIDRPVGEDGDAVLGDFVPDKTATDPFAHAAAAVRRTQIEEALRMLTPEERTVVVNRYGLAGNQMLTLTDIGARLGVTREHIRQIERRALSKLRHPSNGYELKSLIDL